A single genomic interval of Gloeomargarita sp. SKYB120 harbors:
- the ribH gene encoding 6,7-dimethyl-8-ribityllumazine synthase, with translation MAVFEGTFTDVEGLRLAIVIGRFNDLITGKLLEGCRDALQRHGVNLETQVDYFWVPGSFEIPVVAHQLAQSQRYDAVICLGAVIRGDTPHFEYVAAEVAKGIAAASFQTGVPVIFGVLTTDNLQQAIERAGVKSNKGWEYAMNALEMASLMRQVRA, from the coding sequence ATGGCGGTTTTTGAAGGCACATTTACCGATGTCGAGGGCCTGCGGCTCGCCATTGTCATCGGGCGGTTTAACGATCTCATCACCGGCAAGCTACTAGAGGGCTGTCGGGACGCGCTGCAACGGCACGGCGTGAACCTGGAAACCCAGGTAGATTACTTTTGGGTGCCGGGGAGTTTCGAGATACCGGTTGTGGCCCATCAACTAGCCCAATCCCAGCGCTACGATGCGGTGATTTGCTTGGGAGCGGTGATTCGCGGCGATACCCCCCATTTCGAGTACGTGGCTGCTGAGGTGGCCAAGGGCATTGCCGCCGCCAGTTTCCAAACGGGGGTACCAGTGATTTTTGGAGTGCTCACCACGGATAACTTGCAGCAGGCCATCGAACGCGCCGGCGTCAAGAGCAACAAAGGCTGGGAGTACGCGATGAATGCCCTGGAAATGGCCAGTCTGATGCGGCAGGTGCGAGCCTT